The Micromonospora krabiensis genome window below encodes:
- a CDS encoding FAD-binding oxidoreductase: MTIRHNLRTTGPVLLPGDPGYDDHRKPLNPALDPRPAVVVRAADTSDVRQAVLAARRHALPLAVQATGHGTHVAHDGALLLHTGAMTAVLIDPDRRIARVGPGARWGDVLAAAAPFGLAALSGSSPDVGVTGYTLGGGLGWLARRHGLAADSVLRAQVVTADGTVTTASADRDADLFWALCGGGGSFGVVTALEFRLYPVSRVLAGAVTFGRERAAETIAFYRRWIERVPDALSTALLLTRDGSLVVKAMYAGDPDQGRALLAPLWAVAGPVVADGMRVVDYARAAMGGTFARTFDQVRTLDDDLVAALVAEPDATVEIRHWGGRIARDTGAAAHRDAPLSVIVDTVPSDRTAAALTRAGLGSSFLNFLSDPSRTASAFTVGNWAALRRIKATHDPENVFGAGLAVPPADTVGCPVATAATA; encoded by the coding sequence ATGACGATTCGACACAACCTGCGGACCACCGGCCCCGTCCTGCTGCCCGGCGACCCGGGCTACGACGATCACCGCAAGCCTCTCAACCCGGCGCTCGACCCGCGGCCCGCCGTCGTGGTCCGGGCCGCCGACACCTCCGACGTACGCCAGGCGGTGCTGGCCGCCCGCCGTCACGCGCTGCCGCTGGCCGTGCAGGCCACCGGGCACGGCACCCACGTGGCGCACGACGGCGCGCTGCTGCTGCACACCGGCGCGATGACCGCTGTCCTGATCGATCCGGACCGCCGGATCGCCCGCGTCGGTCCGGGTGCCCGGTGGGGTGACGTGCTCGCCGCGGCCGCGCCGTTCGGGCTGGCGGCGCTGTCCGGCTCGTCGCCCGACGTCGGCGTGACCGGCTACACGCTCGGCGGCGGCCTGGGCTGGCTGGCCCGTCGGCACGGCCTCGCCGCCGACAGCGTGCTGCGCGCCCAGGTCGTCACCGCCGACGGCACGGTCACCACGGCGAGCGCCGACCGCGACGCGGACCTGTTCTGGGCGTTGTGCGGCGGCGGAGGCTCCTTCGGCGTGGTCACCGCACTCGAGTTCCGCCTCTACCCGGTCTCCCGGGTGCTCGCGGGCGCGGTCACCTTCGGCCGGGAACGGGCCGCCGAGACGATCGCCTTCTACCGGCGGTGGATCGAGCGGGTGCCCGATGCGCTGAGCACCGCGCTGCTGCTCACCCGCGACGGCTCACTCGTGGTCAAAGCCATGTACGCCGGTGACCCCGACCAGGGACGAGCCCTGCTCGCGCCGCTGTGGGCGGTCGCGGGACCGGTCGTCGCCGACGGCATGCGGGTCGTCGACTACGCGCGGGCCGCGATGGGTGGCACCTTCGCGCGCACCTTCGACCAGGTCCGCACCCTCGACGACGACCTCGTGGCGGCGCTGGTGGCCGAGCCGGACGCCACCGTCGAGATCCGTCACTGGGGTGGCCGCATCGCCCGCGACACCGGGGCCGCCGCGCACCGCGACGCCCCGCTGTCGGTCATCGTCGACACGGTCCCGTCGGACCGCACGGCGGCGGCGCTGACCCGCGCCGGCCTCGGCAGCAGCTTCCTCAACTTCCTGTCCGACCCGTCCCGGACCGCGTCGGCGTTCACGGTGGGCAACTGGGCGGCGTTGCGCCGGATCAAGGCGACCCACGACCCGGAGAACGTCTTCGGCGCCGGCCTCGCCGTCCCGCCGGCTGACACTGTCGGATGTCCGGTGGCGACCGCCGCCACCGCCTGA
- a CDS encoding nucleotidyltransferase family protein: protein MIIAAGGGRRIGGPEALLHQGEKPLVNRMIDTLTEAGCARIVVVLGAAADQVRETADLTAATVVVNRAWGTGVGSSIRAGLAAIDDEAIEAVVVVPVDMPGLTAAAVSRVAALPYPDVLVCATYDGLRGYPMLFGRRHWAGIATLASADVGARPYLLAHKDQIVDIACDRVADGSRIDSPELMALYGLTVPPQRVGV from the coding sequence ATGATCATCGCCGCGGGCGGCGGCCGCCGGATCGGCGGTCCGGAGGCGCTGCTGCACCAGGGGGAGAAGCCCCTGGTCAACCGGATGATCGACACGCTGACCGAGGCGGGGTGCGCGCGGATCGTGGTGGTGCTCGGCGCCGCCGCCGACCAGGTACGGGAGACGGCCGACCTCACGGCCGCGACCGTCGTGGTCAACCGGGCGTGGGGGACCGGCGTCGGATCCTCCATCCGCGCCGGGCTGGCCGCCATCGACGACGAGGCGATCGAGGCGGTGGTGGTGGTCCCGGTGGACATGCCCGGGCTGACCGCCGCCGCCGTAAGCCGGGTCGCCGCCCTGCCGTACCCGGACGTGCTGGTCTGCGCCACCTACGACGGGCTGCGCGGCTACCCGATGCTCTTCGGCCGCCGGCACTGGGCCGGCATCGCGACCCTGGCCAGCGCCGACGTCGGCGCGCGCCCGTACCTGCTGGCGCACAAGGACCAGATCGTCGACATCGCCTGCGACCGGGTGGCCGACGGCAGCCGGATCGACTCACCGGAGCTGATGGCGCTCTACGGGCTGACCGTCCCACCGCAGCGCGTCGGTGTCTGA
- a CDS encoding dihydrofolate reductase family protein, which yields MGRFLYWMNVSLDLRIEQVPGDNGGGEWLRIGEELHREFNARARTLAGMVQGRVIYETMEEYWPRAREDASLPDFMREYGEIWTSTPKVLVSRTRRSADHRTRIIGGDDAVEQLAALRADTEGTLGVGGATLATQLLRAGLLDELLLFTHPAILGSGRPLFDDWDRPIALDLIEQRSFPQGVTMHHYAVRSATSH from the coding sequence ATGGGCCGCTTCCTGTACTGGATGAACGTGTCCCTGGACCTGCGGATCGAACAGGTCCCCGGGGACAACGGCGGCGGCGAGTGGCTGCGCATCGGCGAGGAGCTGCACCGGGAGTTCAACGCCCGAGCGCGAACCCTCGCGGGCATGGTCCAGGGCCGGGTCATCTACGAGACGATGGAGGAGTACTGGCCGCGGGCACGCGAGGACGCGTCGCTGCCGGACTTCATGCGTGAGTACGGCGAGATCTGGACCTCCACGCCCAAGGTGCTCGTCTCCCGCACCCGCCGCAGCGCCGACCACCGCACGCGGATCATCGGCGGGGACGACGCGGTCGAGCAGTTGGCCGCCCTCAGGGCCGACACCGAGGGCACCCTCGGGGTGGGTGGCGCGACGCTCGCCACCCAGTTGCTCCGGGCGGGGCTCCTCGACGAACTGCTGCTCTTCACCCACCCGGCTATCCTGGGCTCCGGCCGCCCGCTGTTCGACGACTGGGACAGGCCGATCGCGCTCGATCTGATCGAGCAGCGATCGTTCCCGCAGGGCGTCACGATGCACCACTACGCCGTCCGGTCGGCGACCTCGCACTGA
- a CDS encoding alpha/beta fold hydrolase codes for MTPSAIFGKGRYADVNGINLYYETHGAGRPLVLLHGGLGSGEMFGAILPTLAAHHQVVLVDLQGHGRTADIDRPLDVTLMADDIAALIEHIGLRKPDVVGFSLGGGVALQVAIRHPHLVDRVVSASAQIRRDAIYAEMLAQQAQVSAAAAEFMKDTPMYELYQRVAPRPEDFPRLLDKIGTAMEKDYDYTEEVRGLQVPTLIVAADADMAPPSHFVEVFKLLDGGLRDGGWAGESRPKGGHALAILPGLTHYNLADSPLFAAVTLAFLDRRS; via the coding sequence ATGACCCCCAGCGCGATCTTCGGCAAGGGCCGGTACGCCGACGTCAACGGCATCAACCTGTACTACGAGACGCACGGCGCCGGGCGTCCCCTGGTCCTGCTGCACGGCGGGCTCGGCTCGGGCGAAATGTTCGGGGCGATCCTGCCCACGCTGGCCGCGCACCACCAGGTCGTCCTGGTCGACCTGCAGGGTCACGGTCGGACGGCCGACATCGACCGCCCGCTGGACGTGACGCTGATGGCCGACGACATCGCCGCGCTGATCGAGCACATCGGCCTGCGCAAGCCGGACGTCGTCGGCTTCTCCCTCGGCGGCGGGGTCGCGTTGCAGGTGGCGATCCGGCACCCGCACCTGGTGGACCGCGTGGTCTCGGCGTCGGCGCAGATCCGCCGCGACGCCATCTACGCCGAGATGCTCGCCCAGCAGGCCCAGGTGAGCGCGGCGGCCGCCGAGTTCATGAAGGACACCCCCATGTACGAGCTGTACCAGCGGGTGGCGCCGCGCCCCGAGGACTTTCCGCGGCTGCTGGACAAGATCGGGACGGCGATGGAGAAGGACTACGACTACACCGAGGAGGTCCGCGGTCTGCAGGTGCCGACGCTGATCGTCGCGGCCGACGCGGACATGGCGCCGCCGAGCCACTTCGTCGAGGTCTTCAAGCTGCTCGACGGTGGGCTGCGCGACGGCGGCTGGGCGGGCGAGAGCCGGCCGAAGGGCGGTCACGCGCTGGCGATCCTGCCCGGGCTCACCCACTACAACCTCGCGGATTCGCCGCTGTTCGCCGCGGTCACGCTCGCCTTCCTTGACCGGCGGAGCTGA
- a CDS encoding nSTAND1 domain-containing NTPase, whose translation MGRPERPLDPEAGALQQFALDLRRLRATAGLTYRQLARRAHFSVTTLSKAASGEVVPSLQVTLAYVAACDGDRDEWTARWHALVAELASAEKAQVSDDRGPYRGMAAFQQADAEWFFGRERLVSQLCDMLTRLRFVTVFAPSGAGKSSLLRAGLLAAVADGSLAGGRDWATLLMTPGDRPADALAVRLAREQGQEPEALRQALAEDPSSIRSTVERMLADRPPTANLLIVVDQFEEVFTLCRDERERSTFVAALLAAAEAPRARVVLGVRADFYGQCAAYPALVAALHDHQVLVGPMDDDDLRRTITGPAERAGLLVDPALVEVAVAEAGGQVGALPLLSHALLETWRLRQDKRLTLARYREAGGVNGAIARTAERVYAQLSEGQRRQTREIFLRLTALGDGTEDTRRRAPLAELVGGADPTAGAEALARLTAARLVTADEHGFTVAHEALIQEWPRLRRWLTEDRELLRAHRRLTEAAAEWDRHDRADGFLYRGVQLALWEARQAMDLNDLERVFLAASRARDARERRAGRRRTTVALAALAATVVVVSVLAAVALVQADRAGAERDLAVSRQLTVEAGNQLQIDPRQAQRLATRALTTRPTLDAEMVLRQAVVDDRLRSVLPMANGEALGVVFSADGTQLAATGADGEVRIWTWTGQDAAGPGVVLDGGPTGQVWSPVFSPDGTRLATAGSDGTVRIWRVGQTGPPTVLRGHQGPVWGVAFSPDGRLVASAGEDTTVRVWDARGVGEPLVLRGHTRPAVGVAFSPDGRQLASSGHDTTVRLWDLAARSTSRVLTGPSDATRTLVFSADGTRLACSSSDGTAWVWPLAGRAAPVVLRGHEGTVEGLALSPDEQWFATTSDDLTVRVWSARGGGDPLVLRGHTNRVWAVAFSPDGSRLVSAADDGTVRVWDPGSDRQTLRGHGGAVWSAAFTPDGQRLVSGGEDGAVRVWDLTGRAEPRVVGRHDGDIYGLTVSPDGTRVASGGKDGTVRVWDLAGEREPMVFRGHEKQAWIADFSPDGRYLASVSNDKSLRIWDVTGGGEPVVHRAAEEIRYAAFSPDGTTVATAGAHGTLQIWDALGDAAPRLLPGHEGLVWAVAFSPDGRKVASSGFDGTVQIHSLTRDAAPVVLRGHEGPVWHVSFSPDGQWVLSSGKDGTARLWRASEAARSVTFTGFGASVETVDFSPDGERLVSTHDDGTVRVWPCRACAPVRSLLAESP comes from the coding sequence ATGGGGAGACCCGAGCGACCGCTTGATCCGGAGGCGGGCGCCCTCCAGCAGTTCGCGCTCGACCTGCGCCGACTGCGGGCGACGGCCGGCCTGACCTACCGCCAACTGGCCCGACGCGCACACTTCTCGGTGACCACGCTGTCCAAGGCAGCCAGCGGAGAGGTCGTACCGAGCCTCCAGGTGACCCTGGCCTACGTGGCCGCGTGCGACGGCGACCGGGATGAGTGGACCGCTCGGTGGCACGCCCTGGTCGCGGAGCTGGCCTCCGCCGAGAAGGCACAGGTCAGCGACGACCGTGGGCCGTACCGAGGAATGGCCGCCTTCCAGCAGGCGGACGCGGAATGGTTCTTCGGCCGCGAACGGCTGGTCTCCCAGCTCTGCGACATGCTCACCCGGCTCCGCTTCGTCACGGTCTTCGCCCCCTCCGGCGCCGGCAAGTCGTCCCTGCTGCGGGCGGGCCTGCTGGCCGCGGTCGCCGACGGTTCCCTCGCGGGCGGCCGGGACTGGGCCACCCTGCTGATGACCCCGGGCGATCGTCCCGCCGACGCGCTCGCGGTGCGGCTGGCGAGGGAGCAGGGCCAGGAGCCTGAGGCGCTCCGGCAGGCGTTGGCCGAGGACCCGTCGAGCATCCGCTCGACGGTGGAGCGGATGCTCGCCGACCGCCCTCCGACCGCGAACCTGCTCATTGTGGTGGACCAGTTCGAGGAGGTGTTCACCCTCTGCCGGGACGAGAGGGAGCGGTCGACGTTCGTCGCCGCGCTGCTCGCCGCGGCGGAGGCGCCCAGGGCACGCGTGGTGTTGGGCGTACGGGCCGACTTCTACGGCCAGTGCGCGGCGTACCCGGCCCTGGTGGCCGCCCTCCACGACCACCAGGTGTTGGTCGGCCCGATGGACGACGACGACCTGCGGCGCACGATCACCGGCCCGGCCGAGCGCGCCGGCCTCCTGGTCGACCCGGCGCTGGTGGAGGTGGCCGTGGCCGAGGCCGGCGGTCAGGTCGGCGCTCTGCCGCTGCTGTCCCACGCGCTGCTGGAGACCTGGCGGCTGCGGCAGGACAAGCGGTTGACGCTGGCCCGGTACCGCGAGGCGGGCGGCGTCAACGGTGCGATCGCCCGCACCGCCGAGCGGGTGTACGCGCAGCTCAGTGAGGGACAGCGGAGACAGACCCGGGAGATCTTCCTACGCCTGACCGCCCTCGGGGACGGCACGGAGGACACCCGGCGGCGCGCGCCGCTCGCCGAGCTGGTCGGCGGCGCCGACCCGACGGCCGGCGCCGAGGCGCTCGCCAGGTTGACGGCCGCGCGGCTGGTGACGGCCGACGAGCACGGCTTCACGGTGGCCCACGAGGCCCTCATCCAGGAGTGGCCCCGGCTGCGTCGCTGGCTGACCGAGGATCGCGAGCTGCTGCGCGCGCACCGCAGGCTGACCGAGGCCGCGGCCGAGTGGGATCGGCACGACCGCGCCGACGGGTTCCTGTACCGGGGGGTCCAGCTGGCACTCTGGGAAGCCCGCCAGGCGATGGACCTCAACGACCTCGAACGGGTCTTCCTGGCGGCCAGCCGCGCGCGGGACGCCCGGGAGCGGCGGGCCGGCAGACGGCGGACCACCGTCGCGCTGGCCGCGCTGGCGGCGACCGTTGTCGTGGTCAGCGTCCTGGCGGCGGTGGCGCTGGTCCAGGCGGACCGGGCGGGCGCCGAACGGGACCTCGCGGTGTCCCGACAGCTGACGGTGGAGGCCGGCAACCAACTCCAGATCGATCCGCGGCAGGCGCAGCGTCTGGCGACCAGGGCGTTGACCACCCGCCCGACCCTGGACGCGGAGATGGTGCTGCGCCAGGCCGTCGTCGACGACCGGCTGCGGTCGGTGCTGCCGATGGCCAACGGCGAGGCGTTGGGCGTCGTGTTCAGCGCGGACGGCACGCAGTTGGCGGCCACCGGGGCCGACGGCGAGGTGCGGATCTGGACGTGGACCGGTCAGGATGCCGCCGGCCCCGGCGTGGTGCTCGACGGTGGCCCCACGGGGCAGGTCTGGAGTCCGGTGTTCAGCCCGGACGGGACACGACTGGCCACCGCCGGATCGGACGGCACCGTCCGGATCTGGCGGGTCGGGCAGACCGGTCCGCCCACCGTCCTGCGGGGGCACCAGGGTCCCGTGTGGGGGGTCGCGTTCAGTCCGGACGGCCGGCTCGTCGCCAGCGCCGGCGAGGACACCACCGTGCGTGTCTGGGACGCCCGAGGTGTCGGCGAACCGCTGGTGCTGCGCGGGCACACCCGACCCGCGGTCGGGGTGGCCTTCAGCCCCGACGGACGCCAGCTGGCCAGCAGCGGCCACGACACGACCGTACGGCTGTGGGATCTGGCCGCGCGTTCCACCAGCCGGGTCCTCACCGGGCCGAGCGACGCCACCCGCACGCTGGTGTTCAGCGCGGACGGCACCCGGCTGGCCTGCTCCAGCTCCGACGGCACGGCCTGGGTGTGGCCGCTGGCCGGGCGGGCGGCGCCGGTGGTGCTGCGCGGGCACGAGGGCACGGTGGAGGGCCTCGCGTTGAGCCCGGACGAGCAGTGGTTCGCGACCACCAGTGACGACCTGACCGTACGGGTGTGGAGCGCCCGGGGCGGCGGCGACCCGCTGGTGCTGCGTGGGCACACCAACCGGGTCTGGGCGGTGGCGTTCAGTCCGGACGGCTCCCGACTGGTCAGCGCGGCCGACGACGGGACCGTTCGGGTCTGGGACCCCGGCAGCGACCGTCAGACGCTGCGCGGCCACGGCGGGGCGGTCTGGTCGGCCGCGTTCACCCCCGACGGTCAGCGGCTGGTCAGCGGCGGTGAGGACGGTGCGGTCCGGGTCTGGGACCTCACCGGCCGGGCCGAGCCCCGGGTGGTGGGCCGCCACGACGGCGACATCTACGGGCTCACGGTCAGCCCCGACGGCACGCGCGTCGCCAGCGGCGGCAAGGACGGCACGGTGCGGGTCTGGGACCTGGCCGGCGAACGGGAGCCGATGGTGTTCCGCGGCCACGAGAAGCAGGCCTGGATCGCCGACTTCAGCCCCGACGGTCGCTACCTGGCCAGCGTCAGCAACGACAAGAGCTTGCGGATCTGGGACGTCACGGGCGGCGGGGAACCGGTCGTCCACCGGGCCGCCGAGGAGATCCGGTACGCCGCCTTCAGCCCGGACGGCACGACGGTCGCCACCGCCGGGGCGCACGGCACCCTGCAGATCTGGGACGCCCTCGGCGACGCCGCACCCCGGCTGCTGCCGGGCCACGAGGGGCTGGTGTGGGCCGTGGCGTTCAGCCCGGACGGGCGGAAGGTGGCCAGCAGCGGCTTCGACGGCACCGTGCAGATCCACTCGCTGACCCGCGACGCGGCCCCGGTGGTGCTGCGCGGCCACGAGGGTCCCGTGTGGCACGTGTCGTTCAGCCCGGACGGGCAGTGGGTCCTCAGCTCCGGGAAGGACGGCACCGCTCGGCTGTGGCGCGCCTCGGAGGCGGCGCGGTCGGTGACCTTCACCGGTTTCGGCGCGTCGGTGGAGACGGTCGACTTCAGCCCGGACGGCGAGCGGCTCGTCTCGACCCACGACGACGGCACCGTGCGGGTCTGGCCGTGCCGCGCGTGCGCCCCGGTCCGCAGCCTGCTCGCCGAGAGCCCCTAG
- a CDS encoding sigma-70 family RNA polymerase sigma factor, which translates to MSDLATDAPIESQLEAYRSELTGYCYRMLGSVFEAEDAVQDTFVRAWRGFDRFEGRSALRSWLYRIATNVCLTMLASAQRRVLPMDLGPAGSGDATGPGEPRPDEIWVGPAPDGRLLPERSDPAEVVASRESVRLAFVAALQHLPPRQRAVLILREVLAWSAQEVADLLDTSVASVNSALQRARATLAAADTTADVYKPMDDEQKALLARYVQAFEAYDLRALTTLLHEDVTLSMPPVPLWLRGHEDIVAWMTGTGSGCRGSRLLPVVANGMPAFGQYRVSLTGSGHEPWALIVLGLSAGRIGSITSFLDTDRLFPAFGLPARLG; encoded by the coding sequence GTGAGTGACCTGGCGACAGACGCACCCATCGAGTCGCAGCTGGAGGCGTACCGGTCGGAGCTGACCGGCTACTGCTACCGCATGCTGGGCTCGGTCTTCGAGGCCGAGGACGCCGTGCAGGACACCTTCGTGCGAGCCTGGCGCGGCTTCGACCGCTTCGAAGGGCGCTCGGCGCTGCGGTCCTGGCTCTACCGGATCGCGACGAACGTATGCCTGACCATGCTCGCCAGCGCGCAGCGGCGGGTTCTGCCGATGGACCTCGGCCCGGCCGGGTCCGGCGACGCCACCGGCCCGGGTGAGCCGCGCCCCGACGAGATCTGGGTGGGCCCCGCGCCGGACGGTCGGCTGCTGCCGGAGCGCAGCGACCCCGCCGAGGTCGTGGCCAGCCGTGAATCCGTACGCCTGGCGTTCGTCGCGGCGCTGCAACACCTGCCGCCCCGGCAGCGCGCCGTGCTGATCCTGCGTGAGGTGCTGGCCTGGTCGGCCCAGGAGGTCGCCGACCTGCTCGACACGTCGGTGGCGAGCGTCAACAGCGCCCTTCAGCGGGCCCGCGCGACCCTCGCCGCCGCCGACACGACCGCCGACGTCTACAAGCCGATGGACGACGAGCAGAAGGCGCTGCTCGCGCGCTACGTGCAGGCCTTCGAGGCGTACGACCTGCGGGCGCTCACGACGCTGCTGCACGAGGACGTGACCCTGTCGATGCCGCCGGTGCCGCTGTGGCTGCGCGGCCACGAGGACATCGTCGCCTGGATGACCGGCACGGGCAGCGGTTGCCGCGGGTCCCGGCTGCTGCCGGTGGTCGCCAACGGCATGCCGGCGTTCGGCCAGTACCGGGTCAGCCTCACCGGTTCCGGACACGAGCCGTGGGCGCTGATCGTGTTGGGGCTCTCAGCGGGGCGGATCGGGTCGATCACCAGCTTCCTCGACACCGACCGCCTGTTCCCGGCGTTCGGGCTGCCGGCCCGCCTCGGGTAA
- a CDS encoding GNAT family N-acetyltransferase yields MTNTELTDALTEAAEAEFMHAYLTGAPAAARERLGIAAARIGGGVVVSMRDDPVNYWSKALGFGFTEPVTRELVGEIVAFYRAEGTREAVLQIAPSALPADWDDIRAAYGIEPTTRWVKLAAPIGQVRPAGGTRLRVGPVGASDAAEWAEVVLRGFGMPTEGGLADMLAASVDDPRCHPYGVWDGPDLVAGANLFVHGPTGALNAGATLPSHRRLGAQSALIAARAEAARAAGCRWLVAETGKPADGAVNQSLVNLERAGLSVRYARQNWRWRAEADPAA; encoded by the coding sequence ATGACGAACACGGAGCTGACCGACGCCCTGACCGAGGCGGCCGAGGCGGAGTTCATGCACGCGTATCTCACGGGCGCGCCCGCCGCGGCCCGTGAGCGGCTCGGGATCGCCGCCGCCCGGATCGGCGGGGGCGTGGTCGTGTCGATGCGCGACGACCCGGTCAACTACTGGAGCAAGGCGCTCGGGTTCGGCTTCACCGAGCCGGTGACCCGCGAGCTGGTGGGCGAGATCGTGGCGTTCTACCGGGCGGAGGGCACCCGGGAGGCCGTCCTCCAGATCGCGCCGTCGGCCCTACCCGCCGACTGGGACGACATTCGCGCCGCGTACGGGATCGAGCCGACGACCCGCTGGGTCAAGCTGGCGGCCCCGATCGGGCAGGTCCGGCCCGCGGGCGGCACCCGGCTGCGGGTCGGCCCGGTGGGCGCGAGCGACGCGGCGGAGTGGGCGGAGGTGGTGCTGCGTGGCTTCGGCATGCCGACCGAGGGCGGGCTCGCCGACATGTTGGCGGCCAGCGTCGACGATCCGCGGTGCCACCCGTACGGCGTCTGGGACGGGCCGGACCTGGTGGCCGGCGCAAACCTGTTCGTGCACGGCCCGACGGGTGCGCTCAACGCCGGTGCGACGCTGCCCAGCCACCGCCGGCTGGGGGCGCAGTCGGCGCTGATCGCGGCGCGCGCCGAGGCGGCGCGGGCGGCGGGTTGCCGCTGGCTGGTCGCGGAGACCGGGAAGCCGGCGGACGGTGCCGTCAACCAGTCGCTGGTCAACCTGGAGCGTGCCGGGCTGAGTGTCCGGTACGCACGGCAGAACTGGCGTTGGCGGGCCGAGGCGGATCCGGCGGCCTGA
- a CDS encoding STAS domain-containing protein, with product MADPTIAFPVGPTVTRADLPGLCADLAGLLRGRPPGIVTCHVTGASRRDVVTVEALARLAVTARRHGWRLVVAGVDPDLRLLVGLLGLSEALPEAGRQPERREQAVGVEEAGDRPDPPR from the coding sequence GTGGCGGACCCTACGATCGCGTTCCCCGTCGGCCCGACGGTGACCCGGGCCGACCTTCCCGGCCTGTGCGCCGACCTCGCCGGGCTGCTGCGCGGCCGGCCGCCCGGAATCGTCACCTGCCACGTCACCGGCGCCTCCCGGCGCGACGTGGTGACGGTCGAGGCCCTGGCCCGGCTGGCCGTGACCGCGCGTCGGCACGGCTGGCGGCTGGTCGTCGCCGGCGTCGACCCCGATCTGCGGCTGCTCGTCGGGCTGCTCGGCCTGAGCGAGGCGTTACCCGAGGCGGGCCGGCAGCCCGAACGCCGGGAACAGGCGGTCGGTGTCGAGGAAGCTGGTGATCGACCCGATCCGCCCCGCTGA
- a CDS encoding RNA polymerase sigma factor, whose translation MPITSGVDGPTDADLVRAAQAGDVGALGLLIARHRAAMLAVAISLLGHGSDAEDAVQDATVVALRRVGDVRDPDAVGPWLRAVVRNACRTRARARVPVPLDEAVAAALPSAEPDPAELVDRHAARDWIWHALEQLSPPLRLVLVLRYFTDVTAYQDIADACGVPVGTVRSRLAEARSRLARAVLATADAVHDDAAALTTARRRQAEETLSAARRGRLREAFDEAYWSPTVESFWPRAPRAVGRDRIRRALAGDIEAGVYHRLTNVVAGRDLSVWEFELVNPSDDPFHCPPAAAWIHHVRDGRVQRCRLFHARRPSRPAELTA comes from the coding sequence GTGCCAATCACTTCCGGGGTCGACGGTCCCACCGACGCGGATCTGGTGCGGGCGGCTCAGGCCGGCGACGTCGGCGCCCTCGGGCTGCTGATCGCGCGACACCGCGCCGCCATGCTCGCGGTCGCGATCAGTCTGCTGGGTCACGGCTCCGACGCGGAGGACGCGGTGCAGGACGCCACGGTGGTGGCGTTGCGCCGGGTCGGTGACGTGCGGGACCCGGACGCGGTGGGCCCGTGGCTGCGGGCGGTGGTCCGTAACGCCTGTCGGACGCGCGCGCGGGCCCGCGTCCCGGTGCCGCTCGACGAGGCGGTCGCGGCGGCGCTGCCGTCGGCCGAGCCGGACCCGGCCGAGCTGGTGGACCGGCACGCCGCGCGGGACTGGATCTGGCACGCGTTGGAGCAGCTGTCGCCGCCGCTGCGGCTGGTGCTCGTGCTGCGGTACTTCACCGATGTCACCGCCTACCAGGACATCGCCGACGCCTGCGGGGTGCCGGTCGGCACGGTGCGCAGCCGGCTCGCCGAGGCCCGGAGCCGGCTGGCCCGGGCCGTGCTGGCGACGGCGGACGCCGTTCACGACGACGCGGCGGCGTTGACGACGGCACGCCGGCGGCAGGCGGAGGAGACGCTGTCGGCCGCGCGTCGCGGCAGGCTGCGGGAGGCCTTCGACGAGGCGTACTGGTCGCCGACGGTGGAGTCGTTCTGGCCACGGGCGCCCCGGGCGGTGGGGCGGGACCGGATCCGGCGGGCGTTGGCGGGCGACATCGAGGCCGGGGTGTATCACCGTCTGACCAACGTGGTGGCGGGCCGGGACCTCAGCGTCTGGGAGTTCGAGCTGGTCAATCCGTCCGACGATCCCTTCCACTGCCCGCCGGCGGCGGCCTGGATCCACCACGTACGGGACGGCCGGGTGCAGCGGTGCCGCCTCTTCCACGCCCGCCGCCCGTCCCGGCCCGCCGAGTTGACGGCGTGA